In Esox lucius isolate fEsoLuc1 chromosome 3, fEsoLuc1.pri, whole genome shotgun sequence, the sequence CTTCATAAGAGATTGTTTTGCCATCTACACACAATAGCacaaccacaaagcaaaaaaaggtCTTAGAAATGGGTGCCAGTGTACCAAATTGAACATCCTTAAGATGTCTCTAGTGGTTGATTGTCCACCTATGGCAAATTCAACTGATTGGACATAAGTTAGTCAGGCACACATTGGGTGGACACAGTCTTCTAACAAAAACATTCAGCTCAATATTCTTCATTGAGCTAGAGTTTTTCTTTTTGGCCGGCACGCAAGCgtaagcagagctggccaaaaagagcaaatgtctcttactgagtgagtgagtgactctTTTTAAATAACTGTTAAATAGCTCAGTGGTTAGAGCATTAGGATTAGCTATTTTATAgtaggtttaaaataaaattgtttgcGGTTATATgctgacaaaaacaaattatgcattaagaTTTGTTCACGATAGATAAAAACTTAGTTGGATACAAGCTTCAGTACCTATGTTTTagtaaaatgaaactgtttacggttatattgcactATTTCTGTTGGGTTTTCGGCGCatgcatctgtgcatgtttttggggtaatataggctagttattgtatcaatgtcatttacgaatgaaaggaaaacaaacGTTGTTGCGTCATGAAATGTAATAggttttgtcagtgtaaagttcatcttcagtcttgcttgCAATTGCTACAttttttatgactattccaagtagtaagttagtagatactagtaagcctatttctgactaataagctgttaaaacggccagtggcaaaagcagtacagctcatagatgctatttctggtggaagtaaacttattaagaaatgttagtttaacacaatacttaatggtgtctagtaaAATAGTCAAACTTGGTGtcatgttaatgcatgacaaaatgatctaatggaGACACAATACCAATACGTAGCGTATGTATAGCTTTGTGGCATACTGGTTAAAGAGACAGCCTCTCAAATGGGACACCCAGGTTCGAATACAGTGAGGGTAataacattcatcccttctaattgcaGGCCGGACAAAATCGGCTTGCGtggttcctttttttgtttagtccaggactagacTTTATCTGGGTCCACAAAGCCGGCACATAAGGTCCCACTCAACACAGAGCCTTACAGAGGCAAAAATAAGCCTTGAAGTCTAAGGAATTCTCTGTACACCTCAGAGAATTGTGTGAAGGCAGGGCCGATTtaaggcataagcgacataggCAGTCACCTAGGGCCCATGACCACTAGGAGGCTCCTGACCGCCAGGGGGAGAGGGCCCAAatcaagtttcacttttgggGGTGCCAAAAGACCCTGTATTGAGGCATAATGGCGCGTTCCATTTGTATTCAGAGGTCGGAATTTCCGAGTTCCAAGTCGGAGGTTTCAACTGGAACGCCCCCTCAAGTCGTAATTCCAACTTGGAAAGTCAGAGCAACCCCACTAGCCCCGAGTTCgtaatccaagatggcagcaccctatgccatttagcagacCAGTGTTATAAATTATATAGGAAACTGACGTTTATAATTACGTTATAATATTCTAAAGAGAACTCGCCTGTCCAGGTTACAGGTTAGGTTACCGGTTACTGAATGGCCGATTAAAAAGTGGTCAAACTCTCATGGTCTGTCTCCAGAATGGGACAGGCTTTTGAACAGAGGCCTGTCCACTGCGGTGGTCCGCACCATCCAGGGTGCTAGGGCAGCATCTACGTCCAAAATGTATTCCACTCGCTGTACTATGTTTGCGATGGGGTGTGCGCGGAGGTCGTCTGACCCTTCATATTGCCTTGTGGAGGAGATCCTGTCATTTCTGCAATATCTTTTTGATATGGATAGGTCGCCCTCAACTATCCATGGATATGTGTCGGCCATCTCTGCGTGCCATAAGGGTTTTGCTGGAAACACTGTTTTCAGCCACCCTCTCCTCAGCCGTTCCTTTTGGGTACGCCAGCTCTTTTCAGTCTAGAATAAATCGATTTACAGACCTTCTTCCCGAGAGGCTCCACCTTCTGTGCCCGGTACGTGCTCTGACTCTGTACGTAGAATACACCATGTCTATCAGACTGACTCCCCAGCTGTTAATCTGTTCTGTCGTTCCGGAGGGTCTCCGTGCACACTCTACGAGTTATTAGCAGAGAGGGGAAGATGCGGGGTGGAGggttgaggagagaggagaaggtggGTTAGAGTTTCCTTGGGTGAGAGGAAGAAGCTAGGAATTTTGAGTAATAGAAAGTGGCTTTAGAAGCAgatagggagaaagagaagtgaGGAGGCTGCCCGAAGTCCACTTCTGCAAGTCATTTAGCCATGGAGCACGAAGGGAGGGCTGAGCCggcagaaagaaagagtgatGATAAAATACTGGAAAGTACCGTATTGTTTCCTAAATATCTGAGTAGTACGACTGTTGATATACTCAAGTCAGACAAGATAACACTTTCAGCATTGAAAACCacattatttcaattaatcatgGTCAGAGGATGAGTAACTTCAGCATCAGTTGCTCAAGTCAGCAAACCAAGCAAAGggattgtttgatttcaaatgatGGAGCTCATTCAGGACTTCTACCAGGCAGATCATCACTTGGAATACCTGACACTAATAGTCCCCATTTACTAGCTGAGGAGAGTTAAGCTGTGTTTGCACAAGCTGACGTCAAGGCGGTACTCTACAGCAATCCTGTCACGGATGCAGCCTTTATTGTTGAGGATGGTTTTAATCCAGAACAGTTGAGAGACACTGTTTATGCTGCAATAATAACCTGGGTGCTTCACAATAGTGGATTTTATgagagagtggcaaaaagagaACAACTCACATCAATCACTCTAAGGCAACGTAGAAgaagattctatggtctgatgagaccaaaatagagctttttggccttaACACTAAATGCTATGTATGGCACAAGCATAAATCCTCAAATCATCCTGAGAACATCGTCCCTACCGGGAAGCTTGGTGCTGGCAGCATTATTCTTTGGTAATGTTtttcagggcctggaaagctttTGAAGATATAGGGCAAATGGATGTAGCAAAGTagagagaaatcctggaaggAAAAATTAACAATAGGCAAACATTGCAGTTTCCTAATTTGCAAAGCTGGCAGACACTTATACAAAAAGTGTGCCTCAACCAAATATTGATTAAAGGAGGTGAATAGTTATGCAAtcaattgttttctgttcatagttttaattaattttaattaagagattttattttagatttcgACATTATGGAGTTTCTTGTATTGTTGTGTGGCATAAACTCAAATAATCAAATCatgtccattttgatttcaagttatattacaatataatatagTACAAAGGGCCCAAGGGGTGGAGTACTTTTGGgagccccccctcccctccaaaTTCGACCATCTCCCTGTTCTTTTTTCCAGCCCACAAAAAAACTACTTAAGATGGGGCCACTTAAACTTGAATACCAACTGGAAAATTTTCAGAGATTTGTGACCCAGGAGTACATAGTGCACAACATAagcttttatttgtattttagtaCTTTTTACTTCTTtagttttaattgaaataaaacaattactaGGAAATTAAAGTATATTGTCTAAGGTTTTAGTTACAAGACCATTTATACTTAAAATTCCACAGCTGCAAAAGCATTGGGACATTTGGAATGAGAGGAATTTCTGGTAGGTCGTGGGTGTTCTTATTTTGTGCAGGAATAAGAGAGCTGTTAATGTCTAGTCTAGGCTTTGTGTTTGGCTTTGGAGTCATAAAGACCAAATAAGTATCCattaaagacaacaaaacaaggTTGCTGGTTAAAATCCCTGAGCCGTTAAAAATAATAACCAAATCTGGTTGTTGTGTCTTTGTCCATGACTTCTTCCCCTAACTACTCCTGTGCGTAGCTTTGGATAAGAGTGCCTGCTAAATTagtaaacatttataattgttacattttagaaacaattaaaaaatgttcAGAAGGCATGTAGATGTGTCAGCCTTTACCATCCAAAGAAGTCTTCACCTATgaaactacagaggctacacTGCAAGGTGAAAACCACTTTAAAACCAGAACGGCCAGGTTACAGTACCTAAAAGAGCCTTCTGAGTATGGGAGACTGGGGATAGTTAACATTTGGGGTGaggttataaaacaaaaaaggttaggttaaagtttagttagggttaggtatcacagcactgggtttaaggtttgggttacGGTTTGAAAAAACAGTCACTTGTAAAATTTTGTACCGACCTTGGTTACTACTTGCCTCCCCTTACAGGGAGCCCCTGTTTGGAGCTTTACTGCTAGCTGCTGGATCATAACAGTATTCCCCCCTTCACTTGAAGTTGCAATGCTGCTCCCGTCATTGTAAAGTCAGGTCTATCCATCTTCTAATGCTTAtgctgctcaacaactttactaaagacGTTTCTTTAAAGgcacatattacattttatttcctctGAGTAGCAGACCTATTTAcattccatttttatgttttattacttAAGCTAGCGATCTTCCACAGTTCAAAACCTTAGCAAATGAGCTGACAAGATCCGTAGTTACATTAAGGTGCTGCCATATTTCACTGACAATATACTGGCCAGTCACCCTGCGGACTCCACATAAAAACAGCACAAACGCCATTTCTTCTATACAACAATCTGGAAACCTCaacatctggcaacactggttaCAGCCCCACAGTCACATACTGGTCGATCATTATGGAATAGCAAAAcaacacccctcacatttctgtaaatatttgattttatcttttcatgtgacaacactgaagaaatgacactttgctacaatataaagtagtgagtgtacagcttgtatagcaGTTTCATttgttggctctagactttccAGTTTCCACTATACGTACGAATTCAGGACTTGGGATTGGGGTTCCCAGAATTGGGGTTCAGATAGGGAGAGTTAACTATCGATGCGATTTGGTTTTCGGgttacgaaaaataaaaggcgATATTTTTGTcgcagtaaaataaaataaacaataacgccatgTTCGGTTTGTTTATAATACGGTGTTTGAACTTAATTTGAACTTAATAAAACGAATTTCTTCCGCAAACTCCTGCGTCCGGCTTCTTCTCCACCTATAGGCTACtcgtgacactgcaactgtaagccagtgttttcattatttagttaaataagtattttgtcaaaactatctacctttaatatTAGGATTTGGTAGATTTttgaggtaattttgtgttataggttctgcaggctgCGTCTCGGTCTCTGCGCTCCGTTTTTCTTTTGAGTCAATGGCATGGTTCCACTTTAGGACATCTACTTTGTCATAATCGAATTATAGAATAATATAGATCACGggctatttttattattatttttggtaaatTTTAGATTgtccaggcctaacgacgccactgctgTGCACTGatgctttattttcttaattttttcagggaTGTTTGTTAGATCGGTGGAAAACAATTACTTGAAGCCTAAGACTAAGCAAATTATACACATGGCTCGATTAGCACAACATGCCGCGTTTTCGCGGCACGTAACGCGTCAACCCGCAAACCTAAAGTCCAGGGCTTGGCACCGAaagagccgggctactcggccaCGGCCggtgtcaatggaaacaaacatttctggtatttagggtaaaacaccagtggaaacgaggcAATATGGGCAGCTGACCCTTGCTGtttaatttacaaaatgttcatCATTGAACAcccttaaaaaaaatgtttatgtgattttaaatattttacagtacGCAGATAAATGGTCATTTTTTTGCCAGTGGCGCACCCAGAGTCCAAAACATAAATGCAGCCTTGTAATTGGCTGAGGAGATTGTTAACCAAGGGGAGGGTTATCGGAAGCAAACATGGCTACCCTGTCTGTTGGAGAGCCTCTAGAGATGGAAGGTGAGTGAAGATTGAAAATGAGCCAACACAGATGGTTCATCATAACATAGATATATCAACGAATCTTCCCCCCGAATGTATGTCGACGGGAGTGATATTTTGGGCCAGCGGGACTATGCCCCAGTTAACTGGCTAACGTAACGTTAATATTGTTAGGTAACGTTAGCTGTTAGCTTTCCTAGTAGCTAGCTTTATCGTTCAATACCCGTTTGTTTTCGTTTGCAAGTATTCAGCCAGATACGTAGCATAACGAGCTAGTTTGTCTAATTCTGCAAATGTCATCCGTATGTTTATGTGCGTAACTAACTAACAAATACACAATAATGACCAACTCATCCACTTACAAGGAAGTTACGTTAGCCTAGCAACTGTACTTGAAGTGGGAACATCTCATTTGGTCTGTCACAGTGTCATCAGATGTTGCTAGAAAGATGGTTGGTCCCTGCAGTGCTAGCAAGCCGAGTAGCGTGGACGTGTTACACAAAATGTTGTCGTATTTCTAAACATCTAGGTCGAAAATAATTATTACTTAGTAATGATTAACTTGCTACTAATAAGCTATAGTAGCTACCAGTACataccccccacccctccccccatttCAGATCACCTAAGCTTGTTCCGTTGTGTTCACATTTTCGTAAATCAccaaacatcattatttggctAATTGATTTACACTGACTGGCTTCTCCCGATTCCCTGTTTTGTAGTGGACCGAAAAGGAGAGTCGGAGGAGTCTGGAGATGATGAGACCCGGAGGAGGAGCATCAACGGGGAGGTTGACCCTAGCCAGACTCCTTCGACAGGTGATACCTCTAACACGTTGTTACAGAAGCAATCAGACTGAGTGTTTCAGTACCTTCCTCTAGAGCTGGAACTAACGGAAAGCTATCCACCCAGCTActtattgcatacattttgccAATATTGTTAACGTTGATAGGTAGACTTACCTGTAGTAGTAGTTCAAGTTAATGTTTTTAACACTGGCATTACTATGGCTTTTTAGAAATTCACAatctctatttttattttttattgaagaaAGTACAATGGTAAAAGTTGGGCAAGATGGGCAGTTAGTTGGTAGTGGGCCGGATGCAGACTATGTAATAGTTTAAAgcgtcacacacacaaacattattgAAAGCTagcataaaaaatattgtattgtaaaTATTGCTGTGGATTTGGTTCATGTCATCCAACTGTGccttttttctgtgtttgtattgCAGATGAATGATTTAGCTTTTTGCTGTTAAAAACCCCTCCTTAATAATGTCTGACTTTGTCATTTGCAGTGAAAGAGGAGTCTCCTGTTGATATGGATACCATAACCCTTGACCCAGAGGAAGAGGTGAGGTTATATACCTTAGGGAGATATGGATGTTATTTGCAATACAGTTCTGTCTTAACACACCCACCTGTCATATTCCCAGGATGTTGACCTTGTCCACTGTCGGATTGGGAAAATCGAGGGACTGGAGGTGTTGACGAAGGCTAAGGTatgtacatggacaaattgAAGGCCCTTAATTCATAGTGAAAACATTACATACCTATTTATAGAAAACATATGGGATATTATCACCCAGGAGTTCAGTCGTCTGCAACACAGTATTTAAATGCTGCATGTTTCTGGTGCGTGCATGCGCATAGACACTCTCTCTAAGGCAGAACCTGATCAAGAAGATTGAGAACCTGGATACGTTAGTGACGCTGAAGGAGCTCGACCTCTACGACAACCAGATTCGGAAACTGGAAAACTTGCAGACCCTCACTGAGCTACAGTGAGTGATTGGTCCAATCATTGCTAGCACAATGCAGCTGACTTGAGGTTGTGTCGATGACCAGCCTTTCATTACTAAACGTTAATAATCTCAATGTGCATCCCTCCCTCAACTTAAGCTGACTAAACCTTGTCAATTCCTGCATAACCTTTTCATGGAAATGTTGGtgtaaatttgaaaatgtaacatgtttttatttttcactttgatctGCAGTCAGCTGGATGTGTCCTTCAACCTGATCAGGAAAGTGGAAGGTCTGGAGCGCCTGACGTTGCTGAAGAAGCTTTTCCTGCTACACAACAAGATCAGTCACATCACCAATCTGGACCATCTCACCAACCTGGAGATGCTGGAGCTGGGCTCCAACCGCATCCGGGTGAGACGGCTGTTAAGGGTCCGAGGTCATGAAGGTCCCACGTGGTCGCTTGCATATTCACAAAATTGAAAGATGTACATCATATGTCGCCACACAATGAGTGTCttggaatatatttatttagccTGAAAGCCCACTGTACATAGAATTGGAATGTGTAGGCCAAATAGGATACATGTCCTCCAAGTTTCTCAATGCAATTCTGATGTTCCTTCACATGGTTTATAGTTTAAAAAACAATCCTGATAGGTAAGATGGTATGTTcacaatatttttatatccCGTATGTTAACAaaacatgcaaataaataatgcatgAATGCTGGGTAATTTTAGCACACTCGTTCCACCTTttgaatgttacattttttaaagggGTTTCTCTACTAATACATAACCTatgccaaaacattttataaaatcaaCATTTCCATTCGTTTTATCTTCTAATAATCTGTTGGTTGAAAATTCTGGGATTTGTAATAGTACAGTTCAAGCATTGGCTTAGTTTACATAACTACAAATGCTTTTTCATTAAACAAGTCAGACAATGAAACCATAGAGAAAGCTGAACCCTGAGAAGAGGGAAGAATTGTGAGCCaccagtatgtgtgtttgtctgagtaAAGGGGAGAGGCAAGCGGTTTGTTAGGGAGAAAATTATTTACAATCTTGTTTAACACAAACTAGCTTAATGGTAAATCATAAATGTTAATCACTGTCAATCAGTAATCTGAGTAACAATATAgagctctgggaaaaattaagagaccactgcgcctttttctttccgttccaaaaaagttgaaaaggaaagttttgagtgaggaacagaagcgttcaatttgtagtggtctctttattttaacccttctgttcctcactcaaaaccttccctttgaacttttttggaaaggaaaacgtgcagtggtctcttttttaattttttccggaatTGTAGGTTTAGATAAAGAAATTGATAGAGTTTATCACTGTGACAAATGGTTCAAAGTGTCTGCAGGGGCCATTACATGCATTTGTGAGCATTTCTCTGTAAAAAAGACAGGAGGGGAAGCACTGGTTATTAGAATGAAATCATAACAGCAGGCTCAACGAACACCCCACTCTCGTTTTTACTGACAGCGAAATCAGCCAATTGAGCGCCGAGCATTCCGTACCATGTGATTGACATGACAAAATCTGGTTTTCAGTAACTTACTCTGGTCACGGATAATGTCACTACATCATGAGATTATATTTGCAGGATACAAATTCCTCAATCATTACAATACTTGTTTTGTCCAATCGGTATGCACACCAAATTGAATACCTTTGGAATGGAACATGTCTCACAGTTGATGTAAAGAGGTGAGGAAAGTGACTGACCTACCTAGATTACAAGCTTTCCTTTGACATACGTTTGAGTGTGCGTGCCTCTTTGTGTTTCCAGCTAATTGAGAACTTAGACGGGCTGACCTCCTTGACAAGTCTGTTTCTGGGCACCAATAAGATCACACAGCTGCAGCATCTAGAGGGCCTTCACAACCTGACAGTCCTCAGCATCCAGGTACACATGCTGTAGCTCAGGGCTACCCAAACCTGTTTCTGGAGATTGTTTTCCATCTGACCCCAGTTATGACtaacacaatttattttcttaatgtttACCAGGTACGTATACTAAAAACAGATTCTTATTTATAGCAGCAATTCTTAACTGTCTCATTCATTAACAGAACAACAGGGTTTGTTACCTCATCGGCTCATGTATTAGAACCAGAAACCTTTTGTTTTCTCTGGCTAGGCTACATGGCCTCTGATTCatcttttcatccagctaattattagagtCAACTGTATAAAATCAGTGAGACGGAACCTACATGACAttgctctccaggaacagggttgggcagcccagCTGTAGCTTATGTACACTTCAGATTGATAGTGCCTACTCTCCAAGCTCTATGATTTCCCATGCTGACTGGAAGGTGAGTACATTACAGTGCATTGAAAATTTATTCAGACTCCTACAGATtagcaaatattttcaatgaaaaactgaaaaatcacatttacataaacaaatCATGCCTTTTGCTAGACACTCAAAATATAACTGTGTAATTTTTCCATTAATCATCCTTGATATATAGTTTGTGAAAAGGAACCCTAAAGGACACTTtgaccatgagaaacaagataTTTTGATGAAATCAAGATGAAGCTCTCTAGCCTGACTGCCTACTGTTACATGGAGAACCAGGCATCGTTCATCACCTGGTCTGTAGTGTCTCTACGGTGAACCATCATGGTGGCAGCATATTGCTGTAGGGATTTTATTTAAGGGAATAGGAGAGTAGTTCAGATCAAGTGGAAGATCAACAGAGCAAAGAACAgacagatccttgatgaaaacctgctccagagtGCTCATTAACCCAGACTGGGACGAAGGTTCACCTTCTAACAGTATAATGAGGAGTGGCTTCTGGAGAAGTCTGTGAATATCCTTGAGGGGCCCAGAGTTGAACCTGATTGAACATGTCTGAAGAGAcatgaaaatggctgtgcagtGATGTTCCCCATCCCAACCTGAgtaaatgggtctgaatacttatgtaaatgtgatatttcggTTGTCATTTCTAGTGAAAGCGgacactttttttaaatttaaacatttctaaatCCCTGTCTAGTTTTATTCTCGgccattatggggtattgtgtagaCTGATGACgggcaaaaatacatttaatccatTTTACAATAAGGAAgcaatgtaacaaaatgtggaaaaagtgaaggggtctgaatactttctgaatgcaatTCATATAGACTGTCACATTTTTCTTTAACCAACCCAATTATATTGTCGAACTGACAAAATATAAGTTGTTATGTAGACTATACAATCtatttatatttctgtaatttGATGGTGACACTCTAAAGACAGTGTAATCTAATTCCCTGTTTACAAAAAGGtaacatatttatatttttgaaatgttggtgTCTGAggatatgttatttttattttgtcttatttCCAGAGTAACCGCATCACCAAGATGGAGGGCTTGCAGGGTCTGGTCAACTTGAAGGAGTTGTACCTCAGTCACAACGGCATTGAGGTCATCGAGGGTCTGGAGAACAACGTGAGTTAACGGGAGCTGTTGGGCTGCCTGGAAATAAACCAATTGAATAATATACTCCAAACTCTGTACACACAGCcagtttattttgtcatttgcaatgtAGTTGTGGCTGAATGTTAGTTCAATGGTAAATATTCTGCTGCAAATTAATTTGAAGTACTGTCTCTATTTATAAACTTTGTCCATATACAGAAAAAGCTGACCACTCTGGACATAGCAGCTAACCGGGTGAAGAAAATTGAAAACATCCGTCATTTAACCGAACTACAAGAATTTTGGGTAAGCATAAAGATGGGAGGGATGTGGTGAAGTATTGGAGACAGAGGGGATGAAGAACTGATGGGTCATTTAAAACAGATATCTGTCACTTTTCAGACATGGATGTTTAATGTTGCAGATGGGAAAACTTTCTGAGTTGTCATACGTCTAATGTAATAACATTCTCTATCCTTGATAGTGTTGGAAAGATGCTTCCTTTGTGTCTATGGTGTCATAGTGCTAGTACATGCATGGGCAGCACCTTTGAGGCTATTTAAAGTAGTTAATTTCAGTGTACTTTTCCCATCCTAGTGACTACAATAAAATGGCAGATACCATGTGTTTTCTTACAAGTCCTCTAACCTGCTCCATGATTACCCCCTGCCCCCCTTTCCAGATGAATGATAATCaaatagagaattggtcagATCTCGATGAGCTGAAGAACGCCAAGGGCCTAGAGACGGTGTACTTGGAGAGGAACCCGTTACAGAAGGATCCTCAATACCGCCGAAAGATCATGCTAGCTCTGCCCACCGTACGCCAGATCGACGCCACCTTCATCCGTTTCTGACCCGGCCTCATGCCCCAAGGTTCAACCACACAGTGTTCCACCCCACCACCTTATGGACCTCTGCTCACTGCTCTCATTGACCACAGATGCATTACATACACTGACTTAACACCAAAAACActacccaccccccccccccacacacacacacacacactgtcatactGAGAGACACTTAGCTGCAAACCACCTTACACACATGTAAACGCTTAAATTCATCCAATAATTGGGCTGGGAGGAGCTGGGGGGTGTCAAAAAGATCCCTTAACCAATTTGATACACCCCTGCCCTTTCGGTTTCCCACCTCTCCTCCACTTAGTGTGTAGGACGTCAGGTATGGAACACCAGCCCCTCATGTATGTCTGTCCTACTTTGCCCTGAAGAGGGAGAAAATGTAGACaggctgtttattttttgtttgtagcTGGAATTGCACTGCAGCTGGCTAGAAGTGGTCAGGTAGGGGGGGTCTTTT encodes:
- the ppp1r7 gene encoding protein phosphatase 1 regulatory subunit 7, coding for MATLSVGEPLEMEVDRKGESEESGDDETRRRSINGEVDPSQTPSTVKEESPVDMDTITLDPEEEDVDLVHCRIGKIEGLEVLTKAKTLSLRQNLIKKIENLDTLVTLKELDLYDNQIRKLENLQTLTELHQLDVSFNLIRKVEGLERLTLLKKLFLLHNKISHITNLDHLTNLEMLELGSNRIRLIENLDGLTSLTSLFLGTNKITQLQHLEGLHNLTVLSIQSNRITKMEGLQGLVNLKELYLSHNGIEVIEGLENNKKLTTLDIAANRVKKIENIRHLTELQEFWMNDNQIENWSDLDELKNAKGLETVYLERNPLQKDPQYRRKIMLALPTVRQIDATFIRF